The following are encoded together in the Pedobacter sp. D749 genome:
- a CDS encoding transposase — MENDIFRQDRNSKMLLKEVYFWTDTVKDWKKVFSIDKYKIVVIDALRELVNRKKIIVYAFVIMPNHLHLVWQMVEANGKEMPHASFNKFTSHQIFQDLKVHYPDILPYFKVSDSERNFRLWQRDPLAILMDTQNKLEQKIDYINLNPLQERWQLCERPEDYEWSSARFYETGIDNYGFLTDYRNLL, encoded by the coding sequence ATGGAAAACGACATTTTCAGACAAGATCGTAATTCAAAGATGCTTTTGAAAGAAGTTTATTTTTGGACGGATACGGTTAAAGATTGGAAGAAGGTATTTTCTATCGACAAGTATAAAATAGTAGTAATTGATGCTTTAAGGGAATTAGTCAATAGAAAAAAGATTATTGTTTATGCTTTTGTAATTATGCCAAATCACCTGCATTTGGTATGGCAGATGGTCGAGGCGAATGGAAAAGAAATGCCGCATGCAAGCTTTAATAAATTTACTTCCCATCAGATTTTTCAGGATTTGAAGGTTCATTATCCAGATATATTACCATATTTTAAAGTATCAGATTCAGAAAGAAATTTTCGTCTGTGGCAAAGAGATCCATTAGCTATTCTTATGGATACACAGAATAAACTTGAACAGAAAATAGATTACATCAATCTTAATCCCTTACAGGAAAGATGGCAGTTATGCGAAAGGCCTGAAGATTACGAATGGTCATCTGCCAGGTTTTATGAAACAGGAATTGATAATTATGGATTTTTAACCGATTATAGAAATCTCTTGTAG
- a CDS encoding DUF58 domain-containing protein, producing MKKFFQQYYTNLFLTDRLFTALGFCIVLFLLKFFFAWLGDIPEIATGAVAVLFFIDLFILYRNSKGVEVKRFTSKRLSNGDENPIQIEIANRYGFGVNARVIDEIPFQFQIRDKDFRLHLKPAEIKSIHYNLRPTKRGEYDFGFIRTYISSPLGLISRRYNFDGAKVLPVYPSFINLGQYELMAVSRYLTEFGIKKIRKVGQSSEFDQIKNYVGGDDIRTINWKATARKGGLMVNTYTDEKSQNIYCIIDKSRVMRMPFEGLSLLDYAINASVALSKVAMLKEDKAGLITLSETIGSIVPADRKASQLGSIMNVLYKEKTRYLESNLEALYSTVRSVVKQRGLLVFFTNFESLSALQRQLPYLKRIAKYHLLVVVFFENTELKGLSTDPAKDVEGIYHKTIAEKFIYEKKLMVKELNKHGILAILTPPQKLTVNVINQYLALKAQQRI from the coding sequence TTGAAAAAATTCTTTCAGCAATATTATACCAATCTATTCCTAACTGATCGTTTATTTACGGCCTTAGGCTTCTGTATTGTACTTTTTTTGCTAAAGTTCTTTTTTGCCTGGTTGGGCGATATCCCTGAAATTGCAACTGGAGCGGTAGCTGTTTTGTTTTTTATCGATCTTTTTATCCTCTACCGGAATAGCAAGGGAGTTGAAGTAAAAAGATTTACGTCAAAGCGTTTGAGCAATGGCGATGAAAATCCGATCCAGATTGAAATCGCAAACCGTTATGGTTTTGGGGTAAATGCAAGGGTAATTGACGAAATACCTTTTCAGTTTCAGATCCGTGATAAAGATTTTAGACTTCATTTAAAACCTGCAGAAATAAAATCAATCCATTATAACTTACGACCAACCAAACGTGGTGAATATGATTTCGGATTTATCCGGACTTATATCAGTTCACCGTTGGGCTTAATCAGTCGGCGTTATAATTTCGATGGAGCGAAAGTTCTCCCCGTTTATCCTTCATTTATCAATCTTGGTCAATACGAATTGATGGCCGTTTCGCGCTATTTAACCGAGTTTGGAATCAAAAAAATCAGAAAGGTTGGACAGAGCAGCGAATTCGACCAGATTAAAAATTATGTAGGCGGTGATGATATCCGTACCATTAACTGGAAAGCCACCGCCAGGAAAGGTGGTTTGATGGTGAATACCTATACGGATGAAAAATCGCAGAATATTTATTGCATCATCGATAAATCGCGGGTAATGCGGATGCCTTTCGAAGGCTTAAGTCTGCTCGATTATGCCATCAATGCAAGTGTTGCTTTGTCGAAAGTAGCCATGCTGAAAGAAGATAAAGCGGGTTTAATTACCCTATCCGAAACCATTGGTTCAATAGTACCTGCTGACCGTAAAGCGTCGCAGCTAGGGAGTATTATGAATGTACTGTACAAAGAAAAAACCCGGTATCTGGAAAGTAACTTAGAGGCGCTTTATTCTACTGTACGTTCGGTAGTAAAACAACGCGGACTTTTGGTTTTCTTTACCAATTTCGAAAGTTTATCGGCACTTCAACGCCAGTTACCTTATTTAAAAAGAATCGCTAAGTACCACTTATTGGTGGTTGTATTTTTCGAAAACACCGAACTTAAAGGATTAAGCACCGATCCGGCCAAAGATGTTGAAGGCATTTACCATAAAACCATTGCAGAGAAGTTTATCTACGAGAAAAAACTGATGGTTAAAGAATTGAACAAACATGGCATTTTGGCTATTCTTACCCCGCCACAAAAGCTTACAGTTAATGTAATTAATCAGTATTTGGCATTGAAGGCACAGCAGCGGATATAG